The Chloroflexota bacterium nucleotide sequence CTGGACCTACAACCAACAGGGTCAGGTCGTGGACATGCCCTTCGAGCCGGCGTGTCTGCCACTGAGGACGATCGGTTATCCAGTCGAAGAGCTCGGGGGCGTCATCTTCGCCTACCTTGGCCCCGAGCCCAGGCCGCTCGTACCCCGATGGGACATGCTCATCCGCGAAGACCTCAACAAGACGATCACGCCGACGCTGCTGAACTGCAACTGGCTCCAGTGCATGGATAACTCCTTCGACCCGGCGCACTTCGAGCACCTCCACGGCGTGTACGGGAACTACGTGATGAAGCGCATGGGTCTGCCGCCCATGCTCAATCCCGCGCGGCACCTCAAGATCGACTTCGAGGTGTTCGAGTACGGTATCTACAAGCGCCGGCTGCTCGAGGGGCAGCCGGACGACTCGCCGGACTGGACGATTGGTCATCCGGTCCTGTTCCCCAACATCCTCGCCCAGGGGAACGCGAATCAGATGAGCTTTCAGTTCCGGGTGCCAGTGGACGACACCCACACCTGCGACTTCATCATCGATGCAGTGCGCCCGAAAGAAGGGGAGCCCCTGCGGGCGCCCGTCGTCCACGTGGACCCGCTCGCGTACGACGATCTCGGCCGCGTGGTGGCGACCTATATCAATCGCCAGGACGAGATGGCCTGGGTCGCCCAGGGGCCGATCACCGATCGGACGTCGGAGCATCTGACGACGTCCGACAAGGGGATCCTCCTCTTCCGAAAGCTGCTGCTGGAGA carries:
- a CDS encoding Rieske 2Fe-2S domain-containing protein, producing the protein MLTREEQERLTQTGPGTPMGNLLRRYWHAIATVADLDKDPVRPVRLLSEDLVLFRTDGGVLGLIGERCAHRGISLAYGIPQENGLRCAYHGWTYNQQGQVVDMPFEPACLPLRTIGYPVEELGGVIFAYLGPEPRPLVPRWDMLIREDLNKTITPTLLNCNWLQCMDNSFDPAHFEHLHGVYGNYVMKRMGLPPMLNPARHLKIDFEVFEYGIYKRRLLEGQPDDSPDWTIGHPVLFPNILAQGNANQMSFQFRVPVDDTHTCDFIIDAVRPKEGEPLRAPVVHVDPLAYDDLGRVVATYINRQDEMAWVAQGPITDRTSEHLTTSDKGILLFRKLLLENVEKVERGEDPIAVIRDPAANFPMIQIRRGSSYAAFKEGIREENWGGVDSPLAVSRA